In the Populus trichocarpa isolate Nisqually-1 chromosome 1, P.trichocarpa_v4.1, whole genome shotgun sequence genome, aaccaattagaattttttaaaaactgaccagttcggttcggtttcggttttctaagcctgaaaccgaaaaaattGAACCgggccaaaccggaaaaaaccgagccaaaccggtttttgttttaaaataaccaaaccaaaccgaactggAACCGGTTCGTTTGAACCGGTTCCAGTTCGGtttcgatttaaaaaaaaaaaaccaatttactTACTGAACCGAAAATGATTACCCCTAACAGAAAGTTCCAGTAGAAGGGAGAATGAACCAAAACAAGAGTGCATGGGTTATTCAAAATTCCGATGAAATGATAAGTGCGGAAACCCTCATGCTTACAGGTTATCTGACAAATAGAATCTGCTCAACCCTCATGCTTATCAAGTTTAACATGACACAGTATTGCACTGTTGCTTCTTCCAATCTTGCTAACAGGGACAGCTACCAAAATATGTAGGCCTTCCAAATCATCGATCCATCATGCAACTCATatataagaaatcaaaaccaCACAAATGTGGTAACTAATAAGAACAAGAATCCCACACATTAGAAAATAACAGATTAGGGGAAAGATAAGGAGCAGAATGCAGGTTTCACTGCTAATCCTAAGCATGTACTACAATTCCCATTCCATTTTACAATGAGTGTGGCCTTTTACAAGCCAAAAGAAACTCGAGGTCATTCTGTTGTAATCGACCATCCCATCTGCACTCTCTACAAAGCTCCCGAGCTTCACTTCTTTTAGGTCATGTCGCCAACATTTTACTTTCCTATGGTTGCAGCATGATAGAGCTCTTTTCGAAAACCCACAAAGATACTGCCATTCAAGCAAATTATTACATCAGAACTTACCAAGATATATCCATCAAAACTGAAAGTGACACAAGCATCACCATTAGGCAAGTAGCACAACACACATACCTCTACATATCTCTTTTGCTCATCAGTGGATCTTATAAACAAGTTTTTGGGACgagaaaagaagaacaaaccATCCATAAAATTAGCATAAGTCATTATCGGAGATGCAGAATGTACTGTTAGGACCACATTGTCGACCACATATGGAGAGGCATTGTTGCTCAAGTCTTCCAAATTAAGTGAACTCTAAATTCACAATGAAAATGTACTTATATCATGATATATCTGAAGAAGCATATGTAAAGGTCTACCagaatttaaagagaaaatgcATCAAGTAGTTCATATATATGACAAGAATCTCCAAATAAGCATATACAAAAGCATACGATGTAACTTGAATTGCTATACGTATTACGTACCATGATTGTTGTTAGATATACATATACGTGTAGATATACAAGCTGATTCAACTTCGCAAGAAATTCTTTCAGTGTCATATACCAAAGAATGTCAAGGGTGTTCATCAGGCTAAATTCAACTTGCCAATGACAAGATGGAGCATTTATCAATGAAACCGGTACAACAGAACCACAGTACTTGCATGAAAGTAAATTTGGAGTATTGATCTCAATATCCATTATATTCTCGCAAGAATGAATTTCCAAACTCTTAAGCCTCCAACTTGAAATTTTCACCTTTTTCAATACCGGACAGTCACCAACTCTCAAACTCTCCAAGACATGAAACTTTGGAACCAAATCTTGTAATAGAAGTTCTGTGACAAAAGAACCAGATAGGATTAAACTTTTGAGTCCTTGACAAGCATCCACGCTAACAATAGGTTTCACTGATCTTACAGTAAACGAGCAATGGAAACTTTCAAGACTTGGTGATTTGATCTCAACACTCTCAGGCTTAGATAAGTGAGAGTAAATTTCAAACTTCTTGAGCCTGAGAAGCTCgaaaacctgaattttttttaaaccccaACAAAATCTTAGAGATATATCCTCAATTAATGGACAGCATGTGACAATTCTTCTAAGCAAATGATCATCCATTTGGACTTCCTTGAGTGCAAGCTTCTGAAGAGAATGCAACTTTATGCAGAAGGACTCCTCGAGCTTCACATTACAACCGAATAATTTCAAAACAGTGACTGATTTAGCAGCAAAAATAGCATCAGGCATACTGTAGGgttttttaaagtgtaaatAACCAGGTAAATCAATGCCAAAATCAACCTCTTTCGCACCATTTTCAATAACCTTCTGTACCCATTTGTCCAAATGAGAAGACAACTCCAGATCAGGGAGGACAAGAAAAAGTTTAAACTTCTGCATGCTAAACTTGTACTTGCAGAATCTGAAAATTGACGTATCCACATAATTCATGAATTTTGTTAGCATTTGGCGATATTCATCAGAAGCATTCTCACTATACATAGCATCACTACTTTGTCCTGCGCAGTCACCCCAACTGAAATCTAAAATGGGATAAGTGTCAAGCACAAGTTTCCACCTTTTGGATAGGATACTAGTTCGAAGTACATCTTTAGTGGGGAGGAAAGACAGAATATGATGAAGAACACCATCAGGAAAACGCGAAATATGATCCATGGGATAAATCCCCACCACTAAGGACTTATATAGTGAGAATGATACGGCTAGTGAGATTTACCAGAAAGCCAAAGCCAGTTTTTATTTAGCTACTGCACCCTGCAATTTGTGTTAAGAGAACATTTCAGTAAGGACTTATATAGTGATGTGACCTACTAATCAGCGTGTTGAAGACAAAGCAATCATAACCAGGAACAGAATAAAAACATACAAATAAGATAGAAACAAATCAGAACTCAAAATATGAACTTCTGGgccattaaaataaaaggggaaaGGTGGAGTTACTGCTAGGGTTATCAAAACAGAAACAATTCACACAAAACCAAAACTACAGATTGAAATTTGCAGCTATTTAGTATTATACTTGCAATTCGTATTGCTAGGAGAGCATTGTGCAAATATGTTTTGAAGCTGTGAAAAGTTTTACAAGAAAATGCAAAATGGGATCGTTGAAAACAAACAGCTATACCATTAGagttcacaaaaataaaaacatgtacaACAAAAGAGACAAATGTAAACAAATTGTATTAAAAGGGAAGAGGAGAAGAACTTACAAGGAATTTGTTGTGCTTTGGCGTTAGAGAGACGGGGGCGGAAATGAGAGTTCAGAGTTCCCTCGAGTCTAAAGTCAGAAGGTTACGCAACTCAGAAAACTTTAGCTGTCGGTGGAGTACTGCCATTGGTCGGGCATTCCTTAAAAGAATCAACAATAAATTAGAAATGTCTGTTCTACACGGCATAAGTACAATACTATCGCCAGAGACACTTCTTACTCGTCATTACaacaatgaaattatatttttattcttgacaaAAAAACTGATGAAGCTATGAATTGGTCCATTGGAGGTAGAATTATCTTTTCCATGcaacaaaaaatatcatgctTTCGTGAgactcttaatttttatttttatttttaaagcacaATTAAGTTACGGTTATatctttagaaaataaaaaatgaatatgcaCAAAGAGATTTCttcgattttttaattttttaaaatagttaaattgctgaaataccatatgaatctaaaaaaataatattgaattcAATGgtgttttagtctttttattttgattttttttaaatttgattagggGCTGTTTAGTTATTTTCAGtaattcaatattatttaaaaaca is a window encoding:
- the LOC18095527 gene encoding uncharacterized protein LOC18095527 isoform X2, producing the protein MYSENASDEYRQMLTKFMNYVDTSIFRFCKYKFSMQKFKLFLVLPDLELSSHLDKWVQKVIENGAKEVDFGIDLPGYLHFKKPYSMPDAIFAAKSVTVLKLFGCNVKLEESFCIKLHSLQKLALKEVQMDDHLLRRIVTCCPLIEDISLRFCWGLKKIQVFELLRLKKFEIYSHLSKPESVEIKSPSLESFHCSFTVRSVKPIVSVDACQGLKSLILSGSFVTELLLQDLVPKFHVLESLRVGDCPVLKKVKISSWRLKSLEIHSCENIMDIEINTPNLLSCKYCGSVVPVSLINAPSCHWQVEFSLMNTLDILWYMTLKEFLAKLNQLVYLHVYVYLTTIMSSLNLEDLSNNASPYVVDNVVLTVHSASPIMTYANFMDGLFFFSRPKNLFIRSTDEQKRYVEYLCGFSKRALSCCNHRKVKCWRHDLKEVKLGSFVESADGMVDYNRMTSSFFWLVKGHTHCKMEWEL
- the LOC18095527 gene encoding putative F-box/LRR-repeat protein At3g28410 isoform X1, with the protein product MDHISRFPDGVLHHILSFLPTKDVLRTSILSKRWKLVLDTYPILDFSWGDCAGQSSDAMYSENASDEYRQMLTKFMNYVDTSIFRFCKYKFSMQKFKLFLVLPDLELSSHLDKWVQKVIENGAKEVDFGIDLPGYLHFKKPYSMPDAIFAAKSVTVLKLFGCNVKLEESFCIKLHSLQKLALKEVQMDDHLLRRIVTCCPLIEDISLRFCWGLKKIQVFELLRLKKFEIYSHLSKPESVEIKSPSLESFHCSFTVRSVKPIVSVDACQGLKSLILSGSFVTELLLQDLVPKFHVLESLRVGDCPVLKKVKISSWRLKSLEIHSCENIMDIEINTPNLLSCKYCGSVVPVSLINAPSCHWQVEFSLMNTLDILWYMTLKEFLAKLNQLVYLHVYVYLTTIMSSLNLEDLSNNASPYVVDNVVLTVHSASPIMTYANFMDGLFFFSRPKNLFIRSTDEQKRYVEYLCGFSKRALSCCNHRKVKCWRHDLKEVKLGSFVESADGMVDYNRMTSSFFWLVKGHTHCKMEWEL
- the LOC18095527 gene encoding F-box protein At5g03100 isoform X3, whose amino-acid sequence is MDHISRFPDGVLHHILSFLPTKDVLRTSILSKRWKLVLDTYPILDFSWGDCAGQSSDAMYSENASDEYRQMLTKFMNYVDTSIFRFCKYKFSMQKFKLFLVLPDLELSSHLDKWVQKVIENGAKEVDFGIDLPGYLHFKKPYSMPDAIFAAKSVTVLKLFGCNVKLEESFCIKLHSLQKLALKEVQMDDHLLRRIVTCCPLIEDISLRFCWGLKKIQVFELLRLKKFEIYSHLSKPESVEIKSPSLESFHCSFTVRSVKPIVSVDACQGLKSLILSGSFVTELLLQDLVPKFHVLESLRVGDCPVLKKVKISSWRLKSLEIHSCENIMDIEINTPNLLSCKYCGSVVPVSLINAPSCHWQVEFSLMNTLDILWYMTLKEFLAKLNQLVYLHVYVYLTTIMYLCGFSKRALSCCNHRKVKCWRHDLKEVKLGSFVESADGMVDYNRMTSSFFWLVKGHTHCKMEWEL